In the genome of Candida dubliniensis CD36 chromosome 3, complete sequence, the window GATGTGCAAGAAcagaaaaaacaagaagaacCAGCACCTGGATCCAAAACTGCTGAAGTAGATGAAATAACCGAAGAATACAATGaagacgatgatgatggagAATGGATTACTCCGGAAAATTTACAAGAGGAGATATTGAAAGACAAAAATGAACAAGTGCAAGAGTCTAATACAACCGGTCCGCTTATTAAAGTGGCTCTAGCAACTGGTGATTTTGCATGTCAAAATGTTGCTATGCAAATTGGTATAAAGCTATTGAATGCGATGTCAGGGAAACAGATTACTCGAGTGCGTAATTACATGTATAGATGCCATGCCTGCTTCAGGTTGACGCCAATGAGTAAAGATGGTAGACCGAAGCATTTTTGTCCCAAATGTGGTGGTAATACATTGTTGAGATGTGCTGTATCCATTGATAACGAGACAGGTAAAATAACTCCTCATCTAAAACAGAACTTCCAATGGATCAGACGTGGTGAGAGATACTCGTTACCTTCACCATTGAGTaagaatcaaaagaaattacAAGGTAACGGTGGTTACCAGcataataaagaaaaccGTCACAAATCGTTGCAAACACCATTGATACTAAACGAAGATCAAAAGGAATATCAGCAGGCGTTGAAAAATGACGAATGGgaaagaaaacaacaagagaAGATGTTACAAGATTGGATTGGGGGAGGCAGTGCAGACAATTTTGTGTCTCCCTTTGGAGACACAGTTAGAAACTCTGGTGTTAAAGTAGGACGTGGAAGATATGCTAACTCTtccaagaagaagagaaagTAGATACATGTTTATACGGATAGTTAATGTAACAAATCAGCGAAATTTATCAAGTGTAACCAAATTACATCCTAAAGATCATGTGACCTATAGAAACTACTACACTAGCCATTATTAGGCCCCATATATGATGTAAAAATTGACACTAAACGAGAATcgcccaaaaaaaaaaaaaaaaaaaaaaaaaaaacaacccaaaaatagaattagATTGGggatttctttctttctttctttctttctttcttctctccttatatatatatatatttatatctATACCAAGTTTGATGTCTGGAAACGGTGCTGCAAATGCAGCAGCATTGGCCgcatttaataatattggaaagaagaagaaagaacCTGTTACAAAGTCAAATGGATTGGACAACAGCACGAATCATCTTGGCGCAATTGGAAGTAACTCCAATCAAAgcaaacaacaactacaacaaccGCTACGAATTCCATTACCTCCTCATCCTACAAAAAAACAGAGTACTAAATTTTCACAACTCAAAAGACTAAATACAGCGCCAGTCACGGGCTCTCTTCAGCCAGCTTTGCAAATTGTGCTGCCGTCAATAAGCCCAACTCGACCTTCAGCTCCAGCGTCGGCTTTGGATACAGAATCTGATTACTTTTCACTTCTGCCACATACATTCCCAACTAAAAATGAGCTTGCAAAATCTCCTCAAACTCCACAAGATATGCTTAGGAATGTGAGACAATCGATAGAGTTGAAGGCAATACCCAACAATGCTCCAGCTAAACGACTTTCAGCTGATTACTCGCCGCAggaaatgttgaaaaatttgcGACATTCAATACATTCAAGAACAAAAACGTCGCCAATGTTAACTACCGGTGATAGAGCAGGCCAAACCATGTTGGCCGAAATGAGAGATAGACTTGAAAATACCAGAAGAATTGCTTCAAGTAGTGTCGCCAGTTTATCCTTATCTCCTAACGTGGATTTTCACAAAAGCACTAGTGATGTGAGTAACTCGAGTCATCACTATGACTTTGATACAGTGTCCACGGATTCTTTTGcttcttttaattcaaGCATCAACGAGAGACATCTACCACACGGAATAAGCATTGATGTTACGAATCATGATAGTAACGAGGACGAGCTTGATGATAGAGAAAGggaggaggaagaggaCCAGGAACTTGTAGATGCTGGTGAATCTAGAAGTATAGATGATAAGGTGACGGTTTCTAATCGTCTTCGGAGGAAACCGCCACCTGGAGAAGACTTTCAAATGCTGCTAAATGACAAATCTCGAGAAACAATATCGAGTGGATCATATTCTCTAAATCCTGATGAAATCTACTCATTTGCAGATCCTGACCTGTACgagaatttgatttcagaGGTGGGTGCTGGAGATACAACCAAATTATTTCCCCAGTTTCCCGATGCAAaccattatcatcaacacAGTTCAAAGTTTAGAAAAAAGCATCAAAGGGTAAAACCAATTAATGGAATTTACTATCATGATATGGATCTGAGTAACAACAGTGACACCGAAGAGTCGTCCAGCAATCTTCCACTGAGATCAACAACGCCTTTACTTGGTCAACCACAACAGCAAGTGCATTTCAGAAGCACGATGAGAAAATCGAATACTAAAAAGgataaaaaatcaaagttTAATGAGTTGAAACCGTGGAAGAATCATAATGAGCTCAATTATTTAACTGATCAGGAGAAAAAGAGATACGAGGGGATCTGGGCCAGTAATAAAGGAAATTATATGAATCAAGTGGTTATCAAACTCCATGGAGTCAATTATGAGACACGGAAGGATCCCAAGAATGATGTTGAAATGGAGCACTCAAGAACT includes:
- a CDS encoding pre-rRNA-processing endonuclease, putative (Similar to S. cerevisiae NOB1;~In S. cerevisiae: essential nuclear protein involved in proteasome maturation and synthesis of 40S ribosomal subunits; required for cleavage of the 20S pre-rRNA to generate the mature 18S rRNA), which encodes MSDTKNIESLILDAGPLITQPATTLQQYAVAYYTTPGVHSELKDEYSRQQLAIWGDSLKIKQPKQEYIDRVVKFAKLTGDYSVLSVNDLHIIALAYELECLNNGEENLRSFPGEVLKSQQVENENGTSKLSSIIGDDDGFVVATKRRGGRRQREKAELRKKGLLPTFSPKPKGDPETEEPDELSNVRASNETSETDSGKESDVQEQKKQEEPAPGSKTAEVDEITEEYNEDDDDGEWITPENLQEEILKDKNEQVQESNTTGPLIKVALATGDFACQNVAMQIGIKLLNAMSGKQITRVRNYMYRCHACFRLTPMSKDGRPKHFCPKCGGNTLLRCAVSIDNETGKITPHLKQNFQWIRRGERYSLPSPLSKNQKKLQGNGGYQHNKENRHKSLQTPLILNEDQKEYQQALKNDEWERKQQEKMLQDWIGGGSADNFVSPFGDTVRNSGVKVGRGRYANSSKKKRK
- a CDS encoding protein involved in regulation of phosphatidylinositol 4,5-bisphosphate concentration, putative (Similar to S. cerevisiae TAX4;~In S. cerevisiae: together with Irs4p, binds and activates the phosphatase Inp51p), whose amino-acid sequence is MSGNGAANAAALAAFNNIGKKKKEPVTKSNGLDNSTNHLGAIGSNSNQSKQQLQQPLRIPLPPHPTKKQSTKFSQLKRLNTAPVTGSLQPALQIVSPSISPTRPSAPASALDTESDYFSLSPHTFPTKNELAKSPQTPQDMLRNVRQSIELKAIPNNAPAKRLSADYSPQEMLKNLRHSIHSRTKTSPMLTTGDRAGQTMLAEMRDRLENTRRIASSSVASLSLSPNVDFHKSTSDVSNSSHHYDFDTVSTDSFASFNSSINERHLPHGISIDVTNHDSNEDELDDREREEEEDQELVDAGESRSIDDKVTVSNRLRRKPPPGEDFQMSLNDKSRETISSGSYSLNPDEIYSFADPDSYENLISEVGAGDTTKLFPQFPDANHYHQHSSKFRKKHQRVKPINGIYYHDMDSSNNSDTEESSSNLPSRSTTPLLGQPQQQVHFRSTMRKSNTKKDKKSKFNELKPWKNHNELNYLTDQEKKRYEGIWASNKGNYMNQVVIKLHGVNYETRKDPKNDVEMEHSRTAALLSAAAVEESNYNGNNSLHNLDSVEINQLICGPVVKRIWKRSRLPNDILEKIWNLIDFRRDGTLNKNEFLVGMWLVDQCLYGRKLPKKVDNVVWDSLGGIGVNVTVKKKK